One window of the Dendropsophus ebraccatus isolate aDenEbr1 chromosome 12, aDenEbr1.pat, whole genome shotgun sequence genome contains the following:
- the LOC138770065 gene encoding galactoside alpha-(1,2)-fucosyltransferase 2-like isoform X7, which produces MRNHLPRRALVIFLLTLTFYFWYLYRRLIMNFLISKNSKKQSKNFTSDTVIWTAHPSARLGNKMGEYAVLYALAKLNGHRAYILPQMQNELGKIFKISLPVLPQEVADSIQWREYNIQDWMSPEYLNISGQYVKLFGTPCSWTFYHHIREEILREFTFHDKIKDEANSHLKQLKGTKVNVTYVGVHVRRGDYVEVMPKKRKGVVADKNYLQQAMDYFRRKYANPLFVVTSNGMDWCRKNIDNTLGDVYFVGNGIESSPAQDLALLAHCNHTIMTIGTFGYWAAYLVGGETIYLTNFTLPDSTYLKIFKYEAAFLPEWIGIAADLSPLLDVK; this is translated from the coding sequence ATGAGAAACCACTTACCAAGACGTGCCCTGGTGATATTTCTCCTGACATTGACCTTTTACTTCTGGTATTTATACAGAAGACTCATAATGAATTTCCTCATAAGTAAAAATAGTAAGAAACAATCAAAGAACTTCACTTCAGATACAGTAATATGGACTGCTCATCCCAGCGCACGTCTAGGAAACAAGATGGGAGAATATGCAGTGTTATACGCTCTGGCGAAACTTAACGGTCATCGAGCCTATATTTTACCCCAGATGCAAAATGAACTTGGGAAGATCTTTAAGATCTCATTGCCTGTTCTTCCCCAAGAAGTCGCTGATTCAATTCAATGGAGGGAATACAATATCCAGGATTGGATGTCTCCAGAATATTTAAACATCTCCGGACAATATGTGAAACTTTTTGGTACTCCATGTTCGTGGACCTTCTACCATCACATAAGAGAAGAGATTCTAAGGGAATTCACCTTCCATGATAAAATTAAAGATGAGGCAAATTCCCACTTGAAACAACTGAAAGGGACCAAGGTTAATGTGACTTACGTTGGAGTTCATGTTCGTAGAGGAGATTATGTAGAGGTCATgcctaaaaaaagaaaaggggtaGTAGCGGACAAAAATTACCTGCAACAAGCCATGGACTATTTTAGACGAAAGTATGCCAACCCTCTCTTTGTGGTGACCAGTAATGGGATGGACTGGTGTAGGAAAAACATTGATAACACACTAGGGGATGTCTACTTTGTTGGAAATGGCATAGAAAGTTCTCCTGCTCAGGATTTGGCCCTCCTGGCTCATTGTAACCACACCATCATGACCATTGGAACGTTTGGGTACTGGGCTGCATACTTGGTTGGAGGTGAAACAATCTACCTTACAAACTTCACTTTGCCAGATTCTACTTATCTTAAAATTTTTAAGTACGAGGCCGCTTTTCTTCCAGAATGGATCGGGATTGCTGCAGATCTTTCTCCACttttagatgtgaaataa
- the LOC138770065 gene encoding galactoside alpha-(1,2)-fucosyltransferase 2-like isoform X1, producing MQTLRHMSFAAAEANGLPWFPGTCIEPFKGQEEGTESIVQSTKADRQVWTQKTEGAWQEGVQSASPVCTHISSSKPPKKGNKEMSSVPGKLPIMRNHLPRRALVIFLLTLTFYFWYLYRRLIMNFLISKNSKKQSKNFTSDTVIWTAHPSARLGNKMGEYAVLYALAKLNGHRAYILPQMQNELGKIFKISLPVLPQEVADSIQWREYNIQDWMSPEYLNISGQYVKLFGTPCSWTFYHHIREEILREFTFHDKIKDEANSHLKQLKGTKVNVTYVGVHVRRGDYVEVMPKKRKGVVADKNYLQQAMDYFRRKYANPLFVVTSNGMDWCRKNIDNTLGDVYFVGNGIESSPAQDLALLAHCNHTIMTIGTFGYWAAYLVGGETIYLTNFTLPDSTYLKIFKYEAAFLPEWIGIAADLSPLLDVK from the exons ATGCAAACATTACGGCATATGAG ctttgcagcagctgaggcaaaTGGTCTCCCCTGGTTTCCTGGAACCTGCATAGAGCCT TTTAAGGGGCAGGAAGAAGGAACTGAAAGCATTGTACAATCTACGAAGGCAGATCGACAAG TGTGGACTCAAAAGACTGAAGGAGCCTGGCAAGAGGGAGTACAGTCTGCTTCACCAGTGTGCACCCATATCTCTTCTTCTAAGCCtccaaaaaaaggaaataaagaaaT GAGTTCAGTGCCTGGCAAGTTACCCATTATGAGAAACCACTTACCAAGACGTGCCCTGGTGATATTTCTCCTGACATTGACCTTTTACTTCTGGTATTTATACAGAAGACTCATAATGAATTTCCTCATAAGTAAAAATAGTAAGAAACAATCAAAGAACTTCACTTCAGATACAGTAATATGGACTGCTCATCCCAGCGCACGTCTAGGAAACAAGATGGGAGAATATGCAGTGTTATACGCTCTGGCGAAACTTAACGGTCATCGAGCCTATATTTTACCCCAGATGCAAAATGAACTTGGGAAGATCTTTAAGATCTCATTGCCTGTTCTTCCCCAAGAAGTCGCTGATTCAATTCAATGGAGGGAATACAATATCCAGGATTGGATGTCTCCAGAATATTTAAACATCTCCGGACAATATGTGAAACTTTTTGGTACTCCATGTTCGTGGACCTTCTACCATCACATAAGAGAAGAGATTCTAAGGGAATTCACCTTCCATGATAAAATTAAAGATGAGGCAAATTCCCACTTGAAACAACTGAAAGGGACCAAGGTTAATGTGACTTACGTTGGAGTTCATGTTCGTAGAGGAGATTATGTAGAGGTCATgcctaaaaaaagaaaaggggtaGTAGCGGACAAAAATTACCTGCAACAAGCCATGGACTATTTTAGACGAAAGTATGCCAACCCTCTCTTTGTGGTGACCAGTAATGGGATGGACTGGTGTAGGAAAAACATTGATAACACACTAGGGGATGTCTACTTTGTTGGAAATGGCATAGAAAGTTCTCCTGCTCAGGATTTGGCCCTCCTGGCTCATTGTAACCACACCATCATGACCATTGGAACGTTTGGGTACTGGGCTGCATACTTGGTTGGAGGTGAAACAATCTACCTTACAAACTTCACTTTGCCAGATTCTACTTATCTTAAAATTTTTAAGTACGAGGCCGCTTTTCTTCCAGAATGGATCGGGATTGCTGCAGATCTTTCTCCACttttagatgtgaaataa
- the LOC138770065 gene encoding galactoside alpha-(1,2)-fucosyltransferase 2-like isoform X2 has product MQTLRHMSLRGRKKELKALYNLRRQIDKVRLWTQKTEGAWQEGVQSASPVCTHISSSKPPKKGNKEMSSVPGKLPIMRNHLPRRALVIFLLTLTFYFWYLYRRLIMNFLISKNSKKQSKNFTSDTVIWTAHPSARLGNKMGEYAVLYALAKLNGHRAYILPQMQNELGKIFKISLPVLPQEVADSIQWREYNIQDWMSPEYLNISGQYVKLFGTPCSWTFYHHIREEILREFTFHDKIKDEANSHLKQLKGTKVNVTYVGVHVRRGDYVEVMPKKRKGVVADKNYLQQAMDYFRRKYANPLFVVTSNGMDWCRKNIDNTLGDVYFVGNGIESSPAQDLALLAHCNHTIMTIGTFGYWAAYLVGGETIYLTNFTLPDSTYLKIFKYEAAFLPEWIGIAADLSPLLDVK; this is encoded by the exons ATGCAAACATTACGGCATATGAG TTTAAGGGGCAGGAAGAAGGAACTGAAAGCATTGTACAATCTACGAAGGCAGATCGACAAGGTAAGAT TGTGGACTCAAAAGACTGAAGGAGCCTGGCAAGAGGGAGTACAGTCTGCTTCACCAGTGTGCACCCATATCTCTTCTTCTAAGCCtccaaaaaaaggaaataaagaaaT GAGTTCAGTGCCTGGCAAGTTACCCATTATGAGAAACCACTTACCAAGACGTGCCCTGGTGATATTTCTCCTGACATTGACCTTTTACTTCTGGTATTTATACAGAAGACTCATAATGAATTTCCTCATAAGTAAAAATAGTAAGAAACAATCAAAGAACTTCACTTCAGATACAGTAATATGGACTGCTCATCCCAGCGCACGTCTAGGAAACAAGATGGGAGAATATGCAGTGTTATACGCTCTGGCGAAACTTAACGGTCATCGAGCCTATATTTTACCCCAGATGCAAAATGAACTTGGGAAGATCTTTAAGATCTCATTGCCTGTTCTTCCCCAAGAAGTCGCTGATTCAATTCAATGGAGGGAATACAATATCCAGGATTGGATGTCTCCAGAATATTTAAACATCTCCGGACAATATGTGAAACTTTTTGGTACTCCATGTTCGTGGACCTTCTACCATCACATAAGAGAAGAGATTCTAAGGGAATTCACCTTCCATGATAAAATTAAAGATGAGGCAAATTCCCACTTGAAACAACTGAAAGGGACCAAGGTTAATGTGACTTACGTTGGAGTTCATGTTCGTAGAGGAGATTATGTAGAGGTCATgcctaaaaaaagaaaaggggtaGTAGCGGACAAAAATTACCTGCAACAAGCCATGGACTATTTTAGACGAAAGTATGCCAACCCTCTCTTTGTGGTGACCAGTAATGGGATGGACTGGTGTAGGAAAAACATTGATAACACACTAGGGGATGTCTACTTTGTTGGAAATGGCATAGAAAGTTCTCCTGCTCAGGATTTGGCCCTCCTGGCTCATTGTAACCACACCATCATGACCATTGGAACGTTTGGGTACTGGGCTGCATACTTGGTTGGAGGTGAAACAATCTACCTTACAAACTTCACTTTGCCAGATTCTACTTATCTTAAAATTTTTAAGTACGAGGCCGCTTTTCTTCCAGAATGGATCGGGATTGCTGCAGATCTTTCTCCACttttagatgtgaaataa
- the LOC138770065 gene encoding galactoside alpha-(1,2)-fucosyltransferase 2-like isoform X4, with protein sequence MQTLRHMSFAAAEANGLPWFPGTCIEPFKGQEEGTESIVQSTKADRQGKMSSVPGKLPIMRNHLPRRALVIFLLTLTFYFWYLYRRLIMNFLISKNSKKQSKNFTSDTVIWTAHPSARLGNKMGEYAVLYALAKLNGHRAYILPQMQNELGKIFKISLPVLPQEVADSIQWREYNIQDWMSPEYLNISGQYVKLFGTPCSWTFYHHIREEILREFTFHDKIKDEANSHLKQLKGTKVNVTYVGVHVRRGDYVEVMPKKRKGVVADKNYLQQAMDYFRRKYANPLFVVTSNGMDWCRKNIDNTLGDVYFVGNGIESSPAQDLALLAHCNHTIMTIGTFGYWAAYLVGGETIYLTNFTLPDSTYLKIFKYEAAFLPEWIGIAADLSPLLDVK encoded by the exons ATGCAAACATTACGGCATATGAG ctttgcagcagctgaggcaaaTGGTCTCCCCTGGTTTCCTGGAACCTGCATAGAGCCT TTTAAGGGGCAGGAAGAAGGAACTGAAAGCATTGTACAATCTACGAAGGCAGATCGACAAGGTAAGAT GAGTTCAGTGCCTGGCAAGTTACCCATTATGAGAAACCACTTACCAAGACGTGCCCTGGTGATATTTCTCCTGACATTGACCTTTTACTTCTGGTATTTATACAGAAGACTCATAATGAATTTCCTCATAAGTAAAAATAGTAAGAAACAATCAAAGAACTTCACTTCAGATACAGTAATATGGACTGCTCATCCCAGCGCACGTCTAGGAAACAAGATGGGAGAATATGCAGTGTTATACGCTCTGGCGAAACTTAACGGTCATCGAGCCTATATTTTACCCCAGATGCAAAATGAACTTGGGAAGATCTTTAAGATCTCATTGCCTGTTCTTCCCCAAGAAGTCGCTGATTCAATTCAATGGAGGGAATACAATATCCAGGATTGGATGTCTCCAGAATATTTAAACATCTCCGGACAATATGTGAAACTTTTTGGTACTCCATGTTCGTGGACCTTCTACCATCACATAAGAGAAGAGATTCTAAGGGAATTCACCTTCCATGATAAAATTAAAGATGAGGCAAATTCCCACTTGAAACAACTGAAAGGGACCAAGGTTAATGTGACTTACGTTGGAGTTCATGTTCGTAGAGGAGATTATGTAGAGGTCATgcctaaaaaaagaaaaggggtaGTAGCGGACAAAAATTACCTGCAACAAGCCATGGACTATTTTAGACGAAAGTATGCCAACCCTCTCTTTGTGGTGACCAGTAATGGGATGGACTGGTGTAGGAAAAACATTGATAACACACTAGGGGATGTCTACTTTGTTGGAAATGGCATAGAAAGTTCTCCTGCTCAGGATTTGGCCCTCCTGGCTCATTGTAACCACACCATCATGACCATTGGAACGTTTGGGTACTGGGCTGCATACTTGGTTGGAGGTGAAACAATCTACCTTACAAACTTCACTTTGCCAGATTCTACTTATCTTAAAATTTTTAAGTACGAGGCCGCTTTTCTTCCAGAATGGATCGGGATTGCTGCAGATCTTTCTCCACttttagatgtgaaataa
- the LOC138770065 gene encoding galactoside alpha-(1,2)-fucosyltransferase 2-like isoform X6, translating to MSSVPGKLPIMRNHLPRRALVIFLLTLTFYFWYLYRRLIMNFLISKNSKKQSKNFTSDTVIWTAHPSARLGNKMGEYAVLYALAKLNGHRAYILPQMQNELGKIFKISLPVLPQEVADSIQWREYNIQDWMSPEYLNISGQYVKLFGTPCSWTFYHHIREEILREFTFHDKIKDEANSHLKQLKGTKVNVTYVGVHVRRGDYVEVMPKKRKGVVADKNYLQQAMDYFRRKYANPLFVVTSNGMDWCRKNIDNTLGDVYFVGNGIESSPAQDLALLAHCNHTIMTIGTFGYWAAYLVGGETIYLTNFTLPDSTYLKIFKYEAAFLPEWIGIAADLSPLLDVK from the exons aT GAGTTCAGTGCCTGGCAAGTTACCCATTATGAGAAACCACTTACCAAGACGTGCCCTGGTGATATTTCTCCTGACATTGACCTTTTACTTCTGGTATTTATACAGAAGACTCATAATGAATTTCCTCATAAGTAAAAATAGTAAGAAACAATCAAAGAACTTCACTTCAGATACAGTAATATGGACTGCTCATCCCAGCGCACGTCTAGGAAACAAGATGGGAGAATATGCAGTGTTATACGCTCTGGCGAAACTTAACGGTCATCGAGCCTATATTTTACCCCAGATGCAAAATGAACTTGGGAAGATCTTTAAGATCTCATTGCCTGTTCTTCCCCAAGAAGTCGCTGATTCAATTCAATGGAGGGAATACAATATCCAGGATTGGATGTCTCCAGAATATTTAAACATCTCCGGACAATATGTGAAACTTTTTGGTACTCCATGTTCGTGGACCTTCTACCATCACATAAGAGAAGAGATTCTAAGGGAATTCACCTTCCATGATAAAATTAAAGATGAGGCAAATTCCCACTTGAAACAACTGAAAGGGACCAAGGTTAATGTGACTTACGTTGGAGTTCATGTTCGTAGAGGAGATTATGTAGAGGTCATgcctaaaaaaagaaaaggggtaGTAGCGGACAAAAATTACCTGCAACAAGCCATGGACTATTTTAGACGAAAGTATGCCAACCCTCTCTTTGTGGTGACCAGTAATGGGATGGACTGGTGTAGGAAAAACATTGATAACACACTAGGGGATGTCTACTTTGTTGGAAATGGCATAGAAAGTTCTCCTGCTCAGGATTTGGCCCTCCTGGCTCATTGTAACCACACCATCATGACCATTGGAACGTTTGGGTACTGGGCTGCATACTTGGTTGGAGGTGAAACAATCTACCTTACAAACTTCACTTTGCCAGATTCTACTTATCTTAAAATTTTTAAGTACGAGGCCGCTTTTCTTCCAGAATGGATCGGGATTGCTGCAGATCTTTCTCCACttttagatgtgaaataa
- the LOC138770065 gene encoding galactoside alpha-(1,2)-fucosyltransferase 2-like isoform X5, with protein MREEHLWRNYQRSSKHTWSSVPGKLPIMRNHLPRRALVIFLLTLTFYFWYLYRRLIMNFLISKNSKKQSKNFTSDTVIWTAHPSARLGNKMGEYAVLYALAKLNGHRAYILPQMQNELGKIFKISLPVLPQEVADSIQWREYNIQDWMSPEYLNISGQYVKLFGTPCSWTFYHHIREEILREFTFHDKIKDEANSHLKQLKGTKVNVTYVGVHVRRGDYVEVMPKKRKGVVADKNYLQQAMDYFRRKYANPLFVVTSNGMDWCRKNIDNTLGDVYFVGNGIESSPAQDLALLAHCNHTIMTIGTFGYWAAYLVGGETIYLTNFTLPDSTYLKIFKYEAAFLPEWIGIAADLSPLLDVK; from the exons ATGAGAGAAGAGCATCTATGGAGAAACTATCAGAGATCATCAAAACATACATG GAGTTCAGTGCCTGGCAAGTTACCCATTATGAGAAACCACTTACCAAGACGTGCCCTGGTGATATTTCTCCTGACATTGACCTTTTACTTCTGGTATTTATACAGAAGACTCATAATGAATTTCCTCATAAGTAAAAATAGTAAGAAACAATCAAAGAACTTCACTTCAGATACAGTAATATGGACTGCTCATCCCAGCGCACGTCTAGGAAACAAGATGGGAGAATATGCAGTGTTATACGCTCTGGCGAAACTTAACGGTCATCGAGCCTATATTTTACCCCAGATGCAAAATGAACTTGGGAAGATCTTTAAGATCTCATTGCCTGTTCTTCCCCAAGAAGTCGCTGATTCAATTCAATGGAGGGAATACAATATCCAGGATTGGATGTCTCCAGAATATTTAAACATCTCCGGACAATATGTGAAACTTTTTGGTACTCCATGTTCGTGGACCTTCTACCATCACATAAGAGAAGAGATTCTAAGGGAATTCACCTTCCATGATAAAATTAAAGATGAGGCAAATTCCCACTTGAAACAACTGAAAGGGACCAAGGTTAATGTGACTTACGTTGGAGTTCATGTTCGTAGAGGAGATTATGTAGAGGTCATgcctaaaaaaagaaaaggggtaGTAGCGGACAAAAATTACCTGCAACAAGCCATGGACTATTTTAGACGAAAGTATGCCAACCCTCTCTTTGTGGTGACCAGTAATGGGATGGACTGGTGTAGGAAAAACATTGATAACACACTAGGGGATGTCTACTTTGTTGGAAATGGCATAGAAAGTTCTCCTGCTCAGGATTTGGCCCTCCTGGCTCATTGTAACCACACCATCATGACCATTGGAACGTTTGGGTACTGGGCTGCATACTTGGTTGGAGGTGAAACAATCTACCTTACAAACTTCACTTTGCCAGATTCTACTTATCTTAAAATTTTTAAGTACGAGGCCGCTTTTCTTCCAGAATGGATCGGGATTGCTGCAGATCTTTCTCCACttttagatgtgaaataa
- the LOC138770065 gene encoding galactoside alpha-(1,2)-fucosyltransferase 2-like isoform X3, translated as MQTLRHMSFAAAEANGLPWFPGTCIEPFKGQEEGTESIVQSTKADRQVWTQKTEGAWQEGVQSASPVCTHISSSKPPKKGNKEMSSVPGKLPIMRNHLPRRALVIFLLTLTFYFWYLYRRLIMNFLISKNSKKQSKNFTSDTVIWTAHPSARLGNKMGEYAVLYALAKLNGHRAYILPQMQNELGKIFKISLPVLPQEVADSIQWREYNIQDWMSPEYLNISGQYVKLFGTPCSWTFYHHIREEILREFTFHDKIKDEANSHLKQLKGTKVNVTYVGVHVRRGDYVEVMPKKRKGVVADKNYLQQAMDYFRRKYANPLFVVTSNGMDWCRKNIDNTLGDVYFVGNGIESSPAQDLALLAHCNHTIMTIGTFGYWAAYLVGVAETGPVCGRI; from the exons ATGCAAACATTACGGCATATGAG ctttgcagcagctgaggcaaaTGGTCTCCCCTGGTTTCCTGGAACCTGCATAGAGCCT TTTAAGGGGCAGGAAGAAGGAACTGAAAGCATTGTACAATCTACGAAGGCAGATCGACAAG TGTGGACTCAAAAGACTGAAGGAGCCTGGCAAGAGGGAGTACAGTCTGCTTCACCAGTGTGCACCCATATCTCTTCTTCTAAGCCtccaaaaaaaggaaataaagaaaT GAGTTCAGTGCCTGGCAAGTTACCCATTATGAGAAACCACTTACCAAGACGTGCCCTGGTGATATTTCTCCTGACATTGACCTTTTACTTCTGGTATTTATACAGAAGACTCATAATGAATTTCCTCATAAGTAAAAATAGTAAGAAACAATCAAAGAACTTCACTTCAGATACAGTAATATGGACTGCTCATCCCAGCGCACGTCTAGGAAACAAGATGGGAGAATATGCAGTGTTATACGCTCTGGCGAAACTTAACGGTCATCGAGCCTATATTTTACCCCAGATGCAAAATGAACTTGGGAAGATCTTTAAGATCTCATTGCCTGTTCTTCCCCAAGAAGTCGCTGATTCAATTCAATGGAGGGAATACAATATCCAGGATTGGATGTCTCCAGAATATTTAAACATCTCCGGACAATATGTGAAACTTTTTGGTACTCCATGTTCGTGGACCTTCTACCATCACATAAGAGAAGAGATTCTAAGGGAATTCACCTTCCATGATAAAATTAAAGATGAGGCAAATTCCCACTTGAAACAACTGAAAGGGACCAAGGTTAATGTGACTTACGTTGGAGTTCATGTTCGTAGAGGAGATTATGTAGAGGTCATgcctaaaaaaagaaaaggggtaGTAGCGGACAAAAATTACCTGCAACAAGCCATGGACTATTTTAGACGAAAGTATGCCAACCCTCTCTTTGTGGTGACCAGTAATGGGATGGACTGGTGTAGGAAAAACATTGATAACACACTAGGGGATGTCTACTTTGTTGGAAATGGCATAGAAAGTTCTCCTGCTCAGGATTTGGCCCTCCTGGCTCATTGTAACCACACCATCATGACCATTGGAACGTTTGGGTACTGGGCTGCATACTTGGTTGGAG